In Rana temporaria chromosome 3, aRanTem1.1, whole genome shotgun sequence, a single window of DNA contains:
- the LOC120930555 gene encoding zinc finger protein 665-like → MSQRGENLYPCSECQKIFTSKSNLNVHLRIHTGERPYKCSECDKSFLKRDFLAKHLRIHTGEKPFNCLECGKCFSHSSNLTQHKKIHTGEKTFKCSECGKYFSQNGNLTQHQKTHTGEKPFKCSECGKCFSYISDLTNHQKIHTGEKPFKCSECGKCFSQNGNLTQHQKIHTGEKPFKCSECGKCFSYSSALTKHQKIHTGEKLFKCSECGKCFSQNGNLTQHQKTHTGEKPFKCSECGKCFSYSSDLTKHQKTHTGEKPFKCLECGKCFSHSSNLTKHQRTHTGEKPFKCSECGKCFSDRSILTQHQSIHTGEKPFNCLECGKCFSQSSHLTTHQRNHIGEKTFQCSECEICFSDGSTLSMHKRIHTGESPFKCSESGKCFSDNSYFNFHKRIHIGEKSLKCLECGKSFSEGSKLNMHKRIHTGEKPF, encoded by the coding sequence ATGAGTCAAAGAGGAGAAAATTTGTATCCGTGCTCTGAGTGCCAGAAGATATTTACTTCTAAGTCCAATCTCAATGTTCATCtgaggattcacactggagagaggcCATATAaatgttcagaatgtgacaaaTCCTTCTTAAAAAGGGATTTTCTTGCTAAACACCtgagaattcacacaggagagaaaccgTTTAATTGTTTAGAATGTGGCAAGTGCTTCTCACATAGTTCTAATCTTACTCAACACAAGAagattcacacaggagaaaaaacatttaaatgctcAGAATGTGGCAAGTACTTCTCACAAAATGGTAATCTTACTCAACACCAGAagactcacacaggagagaaaccaTTTAAGTGTTCAGAATGTGGAAAGTGCTTCTCATACATTTCTGATCTTACTAATCACCAGaagattcacacaggagagaaaccaTTTAAATGCTCAGAATGTGGCAAGTGCTTCTCACAAAATGGTAATCTTACTCAACACCAGaagattcacacaggagagaaaccaTTTAAGTGTTCAGAATGTGGAAAGTGCTTCTCATATAGTTCTGCTCTAACTAAACACCAGaagattcacacaggagagaaactATTTAAGTGTTCAGAATGTGGAAAGTGCTTCTCACAAAATGGTAATCTTACTCAACACCAGAagactcacacaggagagaaaccaTTTAAGTGTTCAGAATGTGGAAAGTGCTTCTCATATAGTTCTGATCTTACTAAACACCAGAagactcacacaggagagaaaccaTTTAAATGTTTAGAATGTGGCAAGTGCTTCTCACATAGTTCTAATCTTACTAAACACCAGAggactcacacaggagagaaaccaTTTAAATGTTCAGAATGTGGCAAGTGCTTCTCAGATCGTTCTATACTTACACAACACCAGAgcattcacacaggagagaaaccgTTTAATTGTTTGGAATGTGGCAAATGCTTCTCACAAAGTTCTCATCTTACAACACATCAGAGAAATCACATAGGAGAAAAAACATTTCAATGTTCAGAGTGTGAAATATGCTTCTCTGATGGTTCTACACTTAGTATGCataagagaattcacacaggagaaAGTCCATTCAAATGTTCAGAAAGTGGCAAATGCTTTTCAGATAATTCTTATTTTAATTTTCATAAAAGGATTCACATTGGAGAGAAATCATTAAAATGTTTAGAATGTGGAAAGAGCTTCTCAGAAGGTTCTAAACTTAATATGCATAagaggattcacacaggagagaaaccaTTTTAA